The following proteins are encoded in a genomic region of Sorangiineae bacterium MSr12523:
- a CDS encoding sugar ABC transporter permease, with protein MRPRTPSSPWFMLGPSLALLFVFVVFPVGLAVYESFYQWDLLTDPVYVQTDNYRALNERGELLHLALRTLGFSVMVVTGAMILGLGLAVLLNRRGRLFAFARAAIFSAYVVSWVAVALLFMWLLDADHGVFAAVLKIMHLPRIGFLTDPNTALATLAGVTVWKITGYAMVIFLAGLQSVPPSLLEAAALDGAGRWSRFRFVVWPLLRPTAAFVATTSLVISFQTFDVVRIMTQGGPANATSLFVYAIYEQVFLDLSIGKASAITVIFFFVLVAVASLQLRFWRARSERRT; from the coding sequence ATGAGGCCGCGCACACCGAGCTCCCCGTGGTTCATGCTCGGCCCGTCGCTGGCCCTGCTCTTCGTCTTCGTGGTGTTCCCCGTGGGGCTCGCCGTCTACGAAAGCTTCTACCAGTGGGATCTGCTCACCGATCCCGTTTACGTGCAAACGGACAACTACCGCGCGCTCAATGAGCGGGGTGAGCTCCTGCACCTGGCGTTGCGAACGCTCGGTTTCAGCGTGATGGTGGTCACGGGCGCGATGATCCTCGGCTTGGGCCTTGCCGTCCTCCTGAATCGACGAGGGCGACTGTTCGCCTTTGCGCGCGCGGCGATTTTCAGCGCGTATGTCGTGAGCTGGGTGGCCGTGGCGCTCCTGTTCATGTGGTTGCTCGATGCGGATCATGGCGTGTTCGCGGCCGTGTTGAAAATCATGCATCTTCCCCGCATCGGCTTTTTGACCGATCCGAATACCGCCCTTGCCACCTTGGCCGGGGTGACGGTGTGGAAGATCACGGGCTATGCGATGGTCATCTTCCTGGCCGGCCTCCAGAGCGTGCCGCCATCGCTTCTGGAGGCGGCGGCGCTCGATGGGGCGGGACGTTGGTCGCGTTTTCGATTCGTCGTGTGGCCGCTTCTCCGTCCCACCGCCGCATTCGTGGCGACGACCAGCTTGGTCATTTCGTTCCAGACCTTCGACGTGGTGCGCATCATGACCCAAGGCGGGCCGGCGAATGCCACGTCGCTCTTCGTGTACGCGATTTACGAGCAGGTTTTCCTCGATCTCAGCATCGGCAAGGCCAGCGCCATCACCGTCATCTTCTTCTTCGTTCTGGTCGCCGTGGCGAGCCTCCAACTTCGCTTCTGGCGCGCGCGCAGCGAGAGGCGGACATGA
- a CDS encoding carbohydrate ABC transporter permease, which translates to MTMRTGYLVRMGLACAAALVWLAPYGWMVATSFKPLAEVLERPAAFVPKSPTAAAYREVFDAIPVGHYMLVTLVMAIAIALLQIALALPAGYALAKLHFAGRRLAFGLVLACLLVPAQVTFVPVFLLFAKVALVNTMAALVLPFAVSALGTFMVRQALVSVPDEIIEAARLDGASEATIIYRILGPLLAPTLVSLFLVSFVFHYNDYFWPLVMTTNDDVRTLPLGVALLREQGTGMRWHIVMAGNVILSLPVMILFALAQRQLVRGVGGRA; encoded by the coding sequence ATGACGATGCGCACGGGGTACCTCGTTCGCATGGGGCTTGCGTGCGCGGCGGCGCTGGTGTGGCTCGCGCCCTATGGCTGGATGGTGGCAACCTCGTTCAAGCCGCTGGCCGAGGTTCTCGAGCGCCCTGCGGCCTTCGTGCCCAAGAGTCCCACTGCTGCGGCCTATCGCGAAGTTTTCGATGCGATTCCCGTGGGGCACTACATGCTCGTGACCCTGGTGATGGCCATCGCCATTGCCTTGCTGCAGATCGCCCTCGCCCTTCCGGCGGGCTACGCCCTGGCGAAGCTGCATTTTGCGGGACGCCGTCTGGCCTTCGGCCTCGTTCTCGCGTGCCTTCTCGTGCCCGCGCAGGTCACCTTCGTGCCGGTGTTTCTCTTGTTCGCGAAGGTGGCCCTCGTGAACACGATGGCGGCCTTGGTGCTGCCCTTCGCCGTGAGCGCCCTCGGGACCTTCATGGTGCGGCAAGCCCTCGTGTCCGTACCCGACGAGATCATCGAAGCGGCCCGCCTCGACGGCGCATCCGAGGCGACCATCATTTACCGCATTCTAGGACCTCTCCTCGCACCGACATTGGTGTCGCTTTTTTTGGTGAGCTTCGTTTTTCATTACAATGATTACTTTTGGCCGCTGGTCATGACGACCAACGACGACGTCCGCACCCTGCCGCTCGGTGTGGCGCTCCTGCGCGAGCAGGGGACGGGCATGCGATGGCACATCGTCATGGCTGGCAATGTGATCCTATCGTTGCCCGTCATGATCCTATTCGCATTGGCGCAGAGACAATTGGTGCGCGGAGTCGGCGGGCGCGCCTAA
- a CDS encoding ABC transporter substrate-binding protein translates to MKRRAFLQALALAYAAGCRRETSRKDGRTVATLWFSYGGKNREVLLDLVKRFNAVQSSVLVEATFQGDYFEALAKLRTALAAKAAPTFSHVVGEVVPYLAEANVLEPLDDYEGAKAMALVPALAQSGAYLRDRNGAHRALVAIPFNRSTPIMYLNGSILEKEGLKAPLTWDELRDTARALTRKGDDARWGYEVPISWWFWVAMVGQAGGTLMSDDGDPTLGGEAGEKALAFWQRLVHEDKVMRPPPGRDYNAWQATNQDFLAGKAAITWTSTAFLRYLEENARFPVVAANLPRDVRPAVPTGGTFFTVLRQAPREEKEAAWSFLRWMCEPDQTIEWATRTGYLPITEPAIRRLRETGYYAKHPNDEVALTQLAYVEPWPWATELFRIQRDVVEPRLERAVFDGSNARTVMSEARAVARARVARSR, encoded by the coding sequence ATGAAGCGTCGCGCCTTCTTGCAAGCGCTCGCGCTGGCATATGCGGCGGGCTGCCGGCGAGAAACGTCGCGGAAAGACGGCCGCACGGTCGCGACCCTTTGGTTCAGTTACGGCGGCAAAAATCGCGAAGTTTTGCTCGATCTGGTGAAGCGATTCAACGCGGTCCAATCGAGCGTGCTCGTCGAAGCCACGTTCCAAGGCGACTACTTCGAGGCGCTCGCCAAGCTTCGCACGGCGCTGGCTGCGAAGGCCGCGCCCACGTTCAGCCATGTCGTGGGCGAGGTGGTCCCGTACCTTGCCGAGGCCAATGTTCTGGAGCCGCTCGACGACTACGAAGGCGCAAAGGCCATGGCCTTGGTCCCCGCGCTGGCGCAATCCGGCGCGTACCTTCGCGATCGAAATGGAGCGCACCGCGCACTGGTCGCCATTCCGTTCAATCGCTCCACGCCGATCATGTACCTCAATGGCTCGATCCTGGAAAAAGAGGGGCTGAAAGCTCCGCTCACCTGGGACGAACTCCGCGACACCGCGCGGGCGCTCACACGCAAAGGCGACGACGCGCGATGGGGGTACGAGGTGCCCATCTCGTGGTGGTTCTGGGTGGCCATGGTCGGGCAAGCCGGCGGAACCCTGATGAGCGACGACGGCGATCCGACCCTCGGTGGCGAAGCGGGGGAAAAGGCGCTCGCGTTTTGGCAACGCCTCGTTCACGAGGACAAGGTGATGCGCCCGCCGCCCGGCCGCGACTACAACGCGTGGCAGGCCACGAACCAGGATTTTCTCGCGGGGAAGGCGGCCATCACGTGGACCAGCACCGCCTTTCTTCGCTACCTCGAGGAGAACGCGCGCTTTCCCGTCGTCGCCGCCAATCTTCCACGCGACGTTCGCCCGGCCGTCCCCACCGGCGGCACATTCTTTACGGTATTGCGACAGGCGCCTCGTGAAGAGAAGGAGGCGGCGTGGAGCTTTCTCCGCTGGATGTGTGAACCCGACCAGACCATCGAGTGGGCAACACGCACCGGTTATCTGCCCATCACCGAGCCGGCCATACGGCGATTGCGCGAAACGGGGTATTACGCGAAACACCCGAACGACGAAGTGGCCCTCACGCAGCTCGCCTACGTCGAACCGTGGCCGTGGGCGACGGAGCTATTTCGTATTCAACGCGACGTGGTGGAACCGCGCCTCGAGCGCGCCGTTTTCGACGGCTCCAACGCCCGCACCGTCATGTCGGAAGCGCGCGCCGTGGCCCGCGCACGGGTGGCGAGATCGCGATGA
- a CDS encoding MFS transporter, with translation MQDADTIRDIGARENPGAKAEHTGVGQRLGAFALAVGRYRWTICFILFLAATINYVDRQVIGVLKPDLTKLYGWSEKDYGNIVFWFQVAYAMGMLSMGAFMDKVGTKIGFAVAATIWGLAATGHVFATTVLGFKLARFGLGIGEAGMFPAAVKVIAHWFPKRERAFAMGLFNSGTNVGAIVTPLMLPMIVPAFGLGASFVVTGCLALLWVALWLAKYHPPEEHPKITEREKEWIKSDPAPNYPKIPWVRLLPWRQTWAFAIGKFLIDPIWWLYLFWVPSLLNQKYGLTLNKIGLPLVTIYLISDFGSIFGGWLSSSFIRRGWTINRSRKVAMIICACLVPPIVLAANAGSTWTAVLLIGLATAGHQGFSANLFTLTSDLFPTKAVGSVVGFGGMGGAIGGIFIAQLAGSVLQAMGPSGYYVLLLLPPAAYSLAIILIHLLSPRLEPISSEAFSSGS, from the coding sequence ATGCAAGACGCCGACACGATTCGGGATATCGGTGCTCGCGAAAACCCGGGTGCAAAGGCGGAACACACTGGAGTTGGCCAACGGCTTGGAGCCTTTGCTCTCGCCGTCGGGCGCTACCGATGGACGATCTGTTTTATTCTTTTCCTCGCCGCCACGATCAATTACGTGGACCGGCAGGTCATCGGCGTCCTCAAGCCGGACCTGACGAAGCTCTACGGCTGGAGTGAGAAGGACTATGGCAACATCGTCTTTTGGTTCCAGGTCGCTTACGCCATGGGCATGTTGTCCATGGGCGCGTTCATGGACAAGGTGGGGACGAAAATCGGCTTCGCCGTCGCCGCCACCATATGGGGACTCGCGGCCACGGGACACGTCTTCGCCACCACGGTGCTCGGCTTCAAGCTGGCACGATTCGGCCTAGGAATCGGCGAGGCGGGCATGTTTCCCGCAGCGGTGAAGGTGATTGCGCATTGGTTCCCCAAGCGCGAGCGGGCCTTCGCCATGGGCCTCTTCAACTCGGGAACCAACGTGGGCGCCATCGTCACACCGTTGATGCTTCCCATGATCGTCCCCGCGTTCGGTCTTGGCGCGTCCTTCGTGGTCACGGGCTGTCTGGCCCTTTTATGGGTGGCATTGTGGCTGGCCAAATACCATCCACCCGAGGAGCACCCGAAGATCACCGAGCGCGAAAAGGAATGGATCAAGAGCGACCCGGCGCCGAACTATCCAAAGATTCCATGGGTGCGTCTGCTGCCATGGCGCCAAACGTGGGCATTTGCCATTGGCAAGTTTCTCATCGACCCGATCTGGTGGCTCTATCTGTTCTGGGTGCCCAGTTTGTTGAATCAGAAGTACGGTCTCACGTTGAACAAGATCGGACTTCCGCTGGTGACCATCTACCTCATCTCCGATTTCGGTAGCATCTTCGGAGGTTGGCTCTCGTCGAGCTTCATTCGTCGCGGATGGACCATCAATCGCTCGCGGAAGGTCGCCATGATCATCTGCGCCTGTCTGGTGCCGCCCATCGTCCTTGCCGCCAATGCAGGGTCGACGTGGACCGCGGTGTTGCTCATTGGCTTGGCCACGGCCGGTCACCAAGGCTTCTCGGCCAATCTGTTTACGCTGACATCCGACTTGTTCCCGACCAAGGCGGTCGGCTCGGTGGTCGGATTCGGCGGTATGGGCGGAGCCATCGGCGGAATCTTCATCGCGCAATTGGCGGGCAGCGTGCTTCAGGCCATGGGGCCCAGCGGCTATTACGTCCTGCTGCTCTTGCCGCCGGCGGCCTATTCGCTGGCCATCATCCTCATCCACCTGCTGTCTCCGCGCCTGGAGCCCATCTCGAGCGAAGCCTTTTCGAGCGGCAGCTGA
- a CDS encoding ABC transporter ATP-binding protein, with protein MVEVALDQIHKRYSGERAEATSPALAGVSLEVERGEFVVIVGPSGCGKSTTLRLIAGLDEPDAGTIHVSGRNLKNVAPQERDVAMVFQGYALYPTMTVRENLAFPLRMRGVPKPEQATRIREAAELLRIEALLDRLPGELSGGERQRVAMGRAIVRKPKVFLFDEPLSNLDAALRADLRVEIGALVRRLEATAIYVTHDHVEAMTLADRICVMQAGKVLQFASPRDVYLRPSTSFVGTFLGSPKMNVLRGQLDGDAFACGPFRIPKPAGTSLREVHVGVRSEDVRIAETGHPFEVLAVEPLGAETHLLVRHGACEMRVRSVGFDTRKRGDTLALALDPSLVHLFDPANGGARIE; from the coding sequence ATGGTCGAGGTCGCGCTCGACCAGATTCACAAGCGCTATTCTGGCGAGAGGGCCGAGGCAACGAGCCCGGCGCTGGCCGGCGTGAGTCTCGAAGTCGAGCGCGGCGAGTTCGTCGTCATCGTCGGCCCATCGGGCTGCGGAAAATCGACGACGTTGCGCCTCATCGCCGGGCTGGACGAGCCCGATGCGGGCACGATTCACGTATCGGGGCGGAACCTGAAGAACGTCGCGCCGCAAGAGCGGGACGTGGCGATGGTGTTTCAGGGCTACGCGCTCTATCCGACCATGACGGTGCGCGAGAACCTCGCGTTTCCGCTGCGCATGCGCGGTGTGCCGAAGCCGGAGCAAGCCACCCGCATTCGCGAGGCCGCCGAGCTTCTTCGGATCGAAGCGCTCTTGGATCGGCTGCCCGGAGAACTCAGCGGCGGCGAACGTCAGCGCGTCGCAATGGGCCGGGCCATCGTGCGCAAGCCAAAGGTGTTTCTCTTCGACGAGCCGCTTTCGAACTTGGACGCCGCGCTTCGCGCCGATCTGCGCGTGGAAATCGGCGCGCTCGTGCGCCGCCTGGAGGCGACCGCCATCTACGTCACGCACGACCACGTCGAGGCGATGACGCTCGCCGATCGCATCTGCGTCATGCAGGCGGGAAAAGTCCTTCAATTCGCGTCGCCGCGCGATGTGTACCTGCGGCCGAGCACGTCGTTCGTGGGGACCTTTCTCGGTTCGCCGAAGATGAACGTGCTGCGCGGGCAGCTCGATGGAGACGCCTTCGCCTGCGGCCCATTCCGCATCCCCAAGCCGGCCGGCACGAGCCTGCGCGAGGTCCATGTCGGTGTGCGCTCGGAGGATGTGCGCATCGCCGAAACGGGCCACCCTTTCGAAGTGCTCGCGGTCGAGCCCCTCGGGGCGGAGACGCACTTGCTGGTGCGCCACGGCGCATGCGAAATGCGCGTGCGTTCCGTGGGCTTCGACACGCGCAAGCGCGGAGACACACTCGCCCTCGCGCTCGATCCGTCGCTCGTGCACCTCTTCGATCCCGCCAACGGCGGCGCACGGATCGAATGA